The Fimbriimonas ginsengisoli Gsoil 348 genome window below encodes:
- a CDS encoding twin-arginine translocation signal domain-containing protein: protein MENDQLKQAGASRRDLLKGAALAGLVGGPTRVLSHAVEAAPSFVTLLRPPDLVRTFGVDNHEIKIEKTREGVWEGNGVEVEIAVHGNHVRLSLRSKDNVCRIHVRWHGDMRSVKRYLGDHWERSYGDLEWRGEVPGRTMPWYFMAFDGHRTHGYGVRTGPAAMCFWNADAQGVSLWADVRSGGAPVELGPHTLEVAEIVCREGRSGESPFAATQAFCRQMCLHPRLPEKPVYGTNDWNYAYGNNSAELIAGVSGLISELSPDKDNRPYSVIDEGWAEGPFQGNFGHGPWVGNPRFGDMATFAARLKGLGVRPGIWFRPLTPLPDTPQSWRSARNSRYLDPTIPEVREHVASHIRRLVGWGYEMVKHDFTTWDLLGMWGFEMGASPTRDGWHLHDRSKTNAEAFTDLYRTIREAAGDARLIGCNTVSHLATGFHEVQRTGDDTSGRSWNRNRRMGVNTLAFRAAQHRAFYEVDPDIVAITKAVPWRLVEQWLRLVSESGTALFVAVEPEIVEPHHRVALKKAFEFAAKPQVIGEPLDWMETDCPRRWRLRGKETEFAWMGDDGAWPFGD, encoded by the coding sequence ATGGAAAACGATCAACTCAAACAAGCTGGCGCGAGTCGCCGCGATCTTTTGAAAGGGGCGGCGTTGGCCGGACTCGTCGGTGGCCCGACTCGTGTACTCTCCCACGCTGTGGAAGCTGCTCCCTCGTTCGTGACCCTCCTCCGCCCTCCCGACCTGGTTCGGACGTTTGGGGTGGACAACCACGAGATCAAGATCGAGAAGACTCGTGAAGGGGTCTGGGAAGGGAACGGCGTTGAAGTGGAGATCGCCGTCCATGGCAATCACGTTCGGCTCTCCCTGCGAAGCAAGGACAACGTTTGCCGGATTCATGTTCGGTGGCACGGCGATATGCGATCGGTGAAACGCTATTTAGGCGACCACTGGGAGCGATCGTACGGGGACCTCGAGTGGCGAGGCGAGGTTCCCGGCCGCACGATGCCCTGGTACTTCATGGCGTTCGACGGCCATCGCACTCACGGCTACGGCGTTCGTACCGGCCCGGCCGCGATGTGCTTCTGGAATGCCGACGCCCAGGGCGTCTCCCTATGGGCCGACGTTCGAAGCGGCGGCGCCCCGGTCGAGCTTGGGCCTCACACGCTCGAAGTCGCGGAGATCGTGTGCCGCGAAGGGCGAAGCGGCGAGAGCCCGTTCGCCGCAACCCAAGCGTTCTGCCGGCAGATGTGCCTTCACCCGCGCCTGCCCGAAAAGCCGGTGTACGGCACCAACGACTGGAACTACGCCTACGGGAACAACAGCGCCGAGCTAATCGCCGGCGTGAGCGGCCTCATCTCCGAGCTCTCTCCGGATAAGGACAACCGGCCGTACTCCGTCATCGACGAAGGCTGGGCGGAAGGACCTTTCCAGGGAAATTTCGGCCACGGCCCTTGGGTTGGTAACCCTCGCTTCGGCGATATGGCCACATTCGCCGCGAGGCTGAAGGGGCTTGGGGTCCGCCCCGGCATCTGGTTCCGCCCCCTTACTCCGCTTCCCGATACTCCTCAGTCGTGGCGATCGGCGCGCAACTCCCGCTACCTCGATCCAACCATCCCTGAGGTGCGCGAACACGTCGCCTCGCACATCCGCCGCCTTGTTGGCTGGGGCTATGAGATGGTCAAACACGACTTCACGACCTGGGACCTTCTCGGCATGTGGGGTTTCGAGATGGGCGCCTCGCCGACGCGTGACGGTTGGCATCTTCATGATCGCTCCAAGACGAACGCCGAGGCGTTCACCGACCTTTACCGCACTATCCGCGAGGCGGCCGGAGACGCGCGCCTAATCGGGTGCAACACCGTCAGCCACCTCGCGACCGGTTTCCACGAAGTGCAGCGCACTGGCGACGATACCAGTGGACGGAGCTGGAACCGAAACCGGAGGATGGGAGTGAACACGCTCGCCTTTCGAGCCGCCCAGCACCGCGCGTTCTACGAAGTCGACCCCGATATCGTCGCCATCACCAAGGCGGTGCCTTGGCGCCTCGTGGAGCAGTGGCTGCGCTTGGTCTCGGAAAGCGGAACCGCGCTGTTCGTCGCCGTCGAGCCCGAGATCGTCGAGCCGCATCACCGGGTGGCGCTGAAGAAGGCGTTCGAGTTCGCGGCGAAGCCGCAAGTCATCGGGGAACCGCTCGACTGGATGGAGACCGACTGTCCGCGCCGGTGGCGGTTGCGTGGGAAGGAGACCGAATTCGCCTGGATGGGTGACGACGGCGCCTGGCCGTTTGGCGATTAG
- a CDS encoding glycoside hydrolase family 28 protein, with amino-acid sequence MLSLLSALILTGSDSVDIRKFGAVGDGVTVCTRAIQRAIDEAGKGVVLVPAGRYLTGSLHLRSHVELRLAEGAVLLGSPRRHDYEKGVWYSLLIAKDLEDVAITGKGTIDGQGAEVAKDVLHMVETGEIKIPPKGWRPSETERPQIIEMSGCRNVRVKNVTLKNATCWVQTYHNCSGLTIEGVTVDSKSYWNNDGIDVVDCRNVRIANCDVDTGDDGICLKSDDPKSACENVTIENCRVRSSASAIKFGTASHGGFRHIRVRNIRIHDTFRSCLALESVDGGALEDVVVSNIKAVHTGNAFFIRLGHRTLSAPPGRVRHVVLRDFDVQIPAGRPDMGYPFKGPQFSEAHNLCPSSIVGLKQAPIEDVRLERIHVRFAGGGTPEIAKTTIAKVPERVKEYPEFTMFGELPSWALYARHVRGLKIADFSATLEKKDYRPPFALDDVRGLTATKVKIQGALGLPIPSNLRPTE; translated from the coding sequence ATGCTTTCGCTCTTATCCGCCTTGATCCTTACCGGTTCTGACTCGGTCGACATCCGGAAATTCGGCGCGGTAGGTGATGGGGTGACGGTTTGTACGAGGGCGATCCAGCGGGCGATCGATGAGGCCGGGAAGGGGGTGGTTCTCGTTCCTGCCGGACGGTATCTCACCGGCTCATTGCACCTCCGGTCGCACGTCGAGCTGCGGCTCGCGGAAGGCGCGGTTTTGCTTGGCAGCCCGCGTCGGCACGACTACGAGAAAGGGGTTTGGTACTCGCTGCTGATCGCCAAGGATTTGGAGGATGTCGCGATCACCGGCAAGGGGACGATCGACGGACAAGGGGCGGAAGTGGCGAAAGACGTTCTCCACATGGTGGAGACGGGGGAGATCAAGATTCCGCCCAAGGGGTGGCGGCCGTCCGAGACCGAACGGCCCCAGATCATCGAGATGAGCGGCTGCCGCAACGTCCGGGTCAAAAACGTGACGCTGAAGAACGCCACCTGCTGGGTGCAGACCTACCACAACTGCTCAGGTCTTACCATCGAGGGAGTCACGGTCGACAGCAAGAGCTACTGGAACAACGACGGGATCGACGTGGTCGATTGCCGGAACGTACGGATCGCCAACTGTGACGTCGACACCGGCGACGACGGCATCTGCCTCAAATCCGACGATCCGAAATCCGCTTGCGAGAACGTAACGATCGAGAACTGCCGGGTGCGAAGCAGCGCCAGCGCAATCAAGTTCGGCACCGCCAGCCACGGCGGTTTCCGCCACATTCGGGTGCGGAACATTCGGATTCACGACACGTTCCGCTCATGCCTCGCGCTGGAGTCGGTAGACGGCGGCGCGCTAGAAGATGTGGTCGTCTCGAACATCAAAGCCGTCCACACTGGCAACGCCTTTTTTATTCGTCTTGGCCACCGCACCTTGAGCGCGCCGCCCGGAAGAGTGAGGCACGTGGTGCTGCGCGACTTCGACGTTCAGATCCCCGCCGGGCGTCCGGACATGGGATATCCGTTCAAAGGCCCTCAATTCTCCGAAGCGCACAATCTCTGTCCGTCATCGATCGTGGGACTCAAACAGGCCCCGATTGAGGATGTACGTCTGGAGCGGATCCACGTCCGCTTCGCGGGAGGGGGCACGCCGGAAATCGCCAAAACCACGATCGCCAAGGTTCCGGAGCGAGTCAAGGAATATCCGGAGTTCACCATGTTTGGAGAGCTGCCCTCATGGGCTCTCTACGCGCGGCACGTCCGAGGCCTCAAAATCGCGGACTTCTCCGCGACCCTCGAGAAGAAGGATTACCGACCGCCATTCGCGCTCGATGACGTCAGGGGGCTAACTGCCACCAAGGTAAAGATCCAAGGAGCCCTCGGTCTCCCCATCCCCTCGAACCTTCGTCCAACGGAATAG
- a CDS encoding M23 family metallopeptidase encodes MLLALGAPQHPEWGPEPPVAPYGREPLPPQKVRIPMIFPVLGVSRWNDGYGENRGRFLHTGIDIRAPKMTPIVAPISGTIGMKRESFWIYGDNGWVVLGTHLNDDNVGRHDHRATRDLMFAPDLSPGQHVQAGRFLGYVGESGDATAPHLHFELYAPGSGPTRSRIRDPYPSLKAAKVIGEPLVWVPNPGEHPRKGEIRFQGCVRRTEPGKGLLTLLLVAEQNDAGVVRPVSKVRYARFNLAPSVAQQAGGWEGLEVVSETKAIAVYARRKAGSTDFVARRISMD; translated from the coding sequence ATGCTTTTGGCCCTTGGCGCCCCGCAGCATCCCGAGTGGGGTCCCGAGCCGCCGGTGGCGCCCTATGGGCGCGAACCGTTGCCTCCTCAGAAAGTGCGGATTCCAATGATCTTTCCGGTTCTCGGCGTTTCCCGATGGAACGACGGGTACGGCGAGAATCGGGGGCGGTTCCTCCATACCGGGATCGACATTCGGGCTCCCAAGATGACCCCGATCGTGGCGCCGATCTCCGGCACGATCGGAATGAAACGGGAGTCGTTCTGGATCTACGGCGACAACGGGTGGGTGGTGCTCGGCACTCACCTAAACGACGATAACGTGGGCCGCCACGACCACAGGGCGACGCGCGACCTCATGTTCGCACCCGACCTAAGCCCGGGGCAGCACGTTCAAGCCGGACGATTTCTCGGCTATGTCGGTGAGAGCGGCGACGCCACCGCTCCTCATCTCCACTTCGAGTTGTACGCGCCCGGAAGCGGGCCCACAAGAAGCCGCATCCGCGATCCGTATCCGTCGCTAAAAGCGGCCAAAGTGATTGGCGAGCCGCTCGTTTGGGTGCCAAACCCGGGCGAGCATCCGAGAAAGGGAGAGATTCGGTTCCAAGGGTGCGTCCGGCGCACGGAGCCGGGCAAAGGATTACTCACTCTCCTTCTGGTGGCGGAGCAAAACGACGCGGGCGTCGTGCGGCCGGTCTCCAAGGTTCGATACGCCCGTTTCAACTTGGCTCCATCCGTCGCGCAACAGGCAGGCGGCTGGGAAGGTCTGGAGGTCGTGTCCGAAACGAAAGCGATCGCGGTTTATGCCAGGCGAAAAGCGGGATCGACCGATTTCGTGGCGCGACGAATTTCGATGGACTGA
- the hemH gene encoding ferrochelatase, with protein sequence MKPLGLLVMHYGTPASIEEVLPYYTHIRRGRPPTPEALQDLIDRYEAIGGPSPLTEISRRQAEAILAGLHRRGVDAKLYVGTKHAPPFVADAVNQMAEDGIDHAVGLVLAPHFSTFSIAAYRNYALTARDKVRPEMRIDIVERWGTLPELIDALADRVRHEMDGWDPDETLVIFSAHSLPEKIVAAGDPYQEELLETSRLVAERADVPHWTFAFQSASNTGEPWLGPDILEVIEENAPKYKNIVACTVGFVSDHLEVLFDLGIEARDKSAELGLNFRRAATINDDPAVMDALAGLVSQAAQA encoded by the coding sequence ATGAAGCCGCTCGGTTTGCTCGTCATGCACTACGGAACGCCTGCCTCCATCGAGGAGGTGCTGCCGTACTACACCCACATCCGCCGCGGCCGCCCGCCAACGCCCGAAGCGCTCCAGGATCTGATCGACCGTTACGAGGCGATCGGGGGACCCTCCCCGCTGACCGAGATCTCGCGACGCCAAGCAGAGGCGATCCTCGCCGGACTCCATCGCCGCGGAGTGGACGCGAAGCTTTATGTGGGGACCAAGCACGCGCCGCCGTTCGTGGCGGACGCAGTCAACCAAATGGCCGAGGACGGCATCGACCACGCCGTGGGCCTCGTGCTCGCCCCGCATTTTTCCACGTTCAGCATCGCCGCCTACCGGAACTACGCGCTCACCGCTCGCGATAAGGTGCGGCCGGAGATGCGGATCGACATCGTGGAACGGTGGGGCACATTGCCGGAGTTGATCGACGCGCTCGCCGATCGTGTTCGCCACGAGATGGATGGATGGGATCCGGACGAAACGCTGGTGATTTTCTCGGCACACTCGCTTCCGGAGAAGATCGTCGCCGCGGGGGACCCGTACCAAGAGGAGCTTCTGGAGACGAGCCGCCTCGTCGCGGAGCGAGCCGACGTTCCCCACTGGACCTTCGCCTTCCAAAGCGCCAGCAATACCGGAGAGCCCTGGCTCGGCCCGGACATCCTTGAAGTGATTGAGGAGAACGCGCCGAAGTACAAGAACATCGTCGCCTGCACGGTTGGCTTCGTGTCCGACCATCTGGAGGTGCTGTTTGACCTCGGTATCGAGGCACGCGACAAGAGCGCCGAGCTCGGTCTCAACTTCCGGCGAGCGGCCACGATCAACGACGACCCGGCCGTAATGGACGCACTCGCCGGCTTGGTTTCGCAAGCGGCGCAAGCCTAG
- the hemG gene encoding protoporphyrinogen oxidase, producing the protein MRIAIVGGGITGLAAAYDLERLTDAQIDLFEASDRLGGKLGTERLGDLIVEGGPDCFFAAKPGVFEFIQELGLEDQLIAPKQKEFAMLVGGKLHRVPAGLVRLAGPDPQAVEAATFLTERGKAEWHGRLARGYQGRPAPDEDESIRSFFTKRFGDEFTRLVAEPLLAGTHGGDAERLSMRALYPAYYQSPIAPPLERPTFLSFRSGMQSLVDALVNGLQRTQVHLNTGISAIDRPFRARMDTAAACQGFALRYRRSPIQGGTEAVEEFDCLLLAIPANHAASLAPGDLAQKLRQIPHRSSAIVTLAYRREEVGHPLDGTGFLVPPSEPGTISGATWSSEKWDGRAPGDQVLLRVFLREGHHSVEEAREAIEPLLSIQGEPLYSSIKTWPEALPQYEVGHLDRLAEIDALLAQYPRLFLAGTSFRGVGVPDCLRQGREIAKKIAETL; encoded by the coding sequence TTGAGGATCGCAATCGTCGGAGGGGGAATCACCGGCCTGGCCGCGGCCTACGACCTGGAGAGGCTCACCGACGCCCAAATCGACCTTTTCGAAGCGAGCGATCGCCTCGGGGGCAAGCTGGGGACGGAGCGCCTGGGCGACTTGATCGTTGAAGGCGGCCCGGACTGCTTCTTCGCCGCCAAGCCCGGAGTCTTTGAATTCATCCAAGAGCTCGGATTGGAAGACCAGCTCATCGCCCCGAAACAGAAGGAGTTCGCCATGCTCGTCGGGGGAAAGCTTCACCGGGTGCCCGCCGGATTGGTCCGCCTAGCTGGCCCGGATCCGCAAGCCGTCGAAGCGGCTACATTCCTCACGGAAAGGGGCAAGGCAGAGTGGCACGGGCGGCTCGCCCGTGGGTATCAGGGGCGGCCCGCCCCTGACGAAGACGAGTCCATAAGGTCGTTCTTTACCAAGCGATTCGGCGATGAATTCACCCGCCTCGTCGCCGAACCCCTCCTGGCTGGAACCCATGGCGGCGACGCTGAGCGCCTCAGTATGCGCGCCCTCTACCCGGCGTATTACCAATCGCCCATAGCGCCACCTCTCGAAAGGCCGACGTTCCTCTCCTTTCGGAGTGGCATGCAGAGTTTGGTTGACGCGCTTGTCAATGGGCTCCAAAGGACGCAGGTTCACTTGAATACCGGCATTTCGGCGATAGATCGCCCCTTCAGGGCTCGGATGGATACGGCTGCTGCTTGCCAGGGCTTCGCCCTTCGCTATAGGAGGTCGCCCATTCAGGGCGGCACGGAGGCGGTCGAAGAGTTCGACTGCCTCCTTCTGGCTATTCCCGCCAATCACGCGGCGTCCCTCGCGCCCGGAGACTTGGCTCAGAAACTCCGCCAAATCCCCCATCGCTCCAGCGCCATCGTGACGCTTGCCTACCGACGGGAAGAAGTCGGGCATCCGCTTGATGGCACCGGGTTTCTCGTGCCGCCCAGTGAGCCGGGAACGATCAGCGGGGCCACGTGGAGCAGTGAAAAATGGGACGGCCGGGCGCCCGGCGACCAGGTTCTGCTTAGAGTCTTCCTCCGCGAAGGTCACCATTCCGTAGAAGAGGCGAGGGAGGCGATCGAGCCGTTGCTAAGCATCCAAGGCGAGCCGCTTTACTCCAGCATCAAGACCTGGCCGGAAGCACTGCCCCAATACGAGGTCGGTCACCTCGACCGCCTCGCGGAGATCGACGCCTTGCTTGCACAATATCCCCGCCTATTCCTCGCCGGTACCAGTTTTCGCGGCGTTGGGGTCCCGGATTGCTTACGACAAGGGCGGGAGATCGCGAAGAAGATAGCTGAAACCCTATGA
- a CDS encoding AGE family epimerase/isomerase produces MNRATLADELIDSLWNDLIARWFPACVDPRGGFFQKFRRDWTLEDDGLRGVVFQARMTWLSATLAETGHSRAGEFRGYARHGLDFLESRLVEAETGSTLWVVDADGIPCGDYADQRHSYGASFVLYALAAVYRVTDEARALSLAKQVFHWLETRVHDEEHGGYFEWTDAAGQPLLKAPADWSGPNRDAIGTRYGLKSQNTHLHLLEAFTELARVWRDPLLLERLAEASEILTKRLLHADGWLYQYAQPDWSPVPGLISYGHDIEAAHLLMAASRELHGEVTEQTAGVARKLIDYVLCHGLDGELGGLFNTGTPEGEVFDDTKIWWVQAEALLGLAWGLELPGADVAAYAEALTGVWRWIRGRQIDSQYGGWFGYLSRDGKPLHYDTKGDMWKAAYHDGRALLFAARGRVRWAARR; encoded by the coding sequence ATGAATCGCGCCACTCTCGCCGACGAATTGATCGATTCGCTGTGGAACGATTTGATTGCCCGGTGGTTTCCGGCATGCGTCGACCCGAGAGGCGGATTCTTTCAGAAGTTCCGTCGCGATTGGACGCTGGAGGATGACGGGTTGCGCGGGGTGGTTTTCCAGGCGCGAATGACCTGGCTCTCCGCAACCCTCGCCGAAACCGGTCACTCGCGAGCGGGTGAGTTTCGCGGGTACGCGCGGCACGGGCTCGATTTCTTAGAAAGCCGGCTTGTCGAAGCCGAGACCGGGTCGACTCTTTGGGTCGTAGACGCCGACGGAATACCTTGCGGCGACTACGCGGATCAGCGCCACTCCTACGGTGCTTCCTTCGTCCTCTACGCCCTCGCCGCGGTCTACCGGGTCACGGACGAGGCACGTGCCCTAAGTTTGGCGAAGCAGGTTTTTCACTGGCTGGAAACGAGGGTCCACGACGAAGAGCACGGTGGGTACTTCGAGTGGACGGACGCGGCGGGACAACCGTTGCTGAAGGCGCCTGCCGACTGGAGCGGGCCAAATCGCGACGCGATCGGCACGCGTTACGGCCTGAAGTCGCAGAACACCCATCTCCACCTGCTGGAAGCGTTTACCGAGCTTGCGCGGGTCTGGCGCGACCCGTTATTGCTCGAAAGGCTTGCCGAGGCCTCGGAGATTCTGACGAAACGACTATTACACGCGGATGGATGGCTATACCAATACGCTCAGCCCGATTGGTCGCCCGTGCCCGGCCTGATTTCGTATGGGCACGATATCGAGGCAGCCCATTTGCTGATGGCCGCTTCGCGGGAGTTGCACGGCGAGGTGACGGAACAGACCGCCGGGGTTGCGCGCAAGCTGATCGATTACGTCCTCTGCCACGGGCTCGACGGTGAACTTGGCGGACTCTTCAATACCGGCACTCCAGAAGGCGAAGTGTTCGACGACACAAAGATCTGGTGGGTGCAAGCGGAGGCTCTCCTAGGCCTGGCTTGGGGATTGGAGCTGCCTGGTGCCGATGTGGCCGCCTATGCGGAGGCGTTGACGGGCGTTTGGCGCTGGATTCGCGGGCGGCAAATCGATAGCCAGTACGGAGGCTGGTTCGGCTACCTTTCGAGGGATGGAAAGCCGCTCCACTACGACACAAAAGGCGATATGTGGAAAGCGGCGTACCACGACGGCCGAGCGCTGCTCTTCGCGGCGAGGGGGAGGGTGAGATGGGCCGCTAGGCGTTAG
- a CDS encoding BlaI/MecI/CopY family transcriptional regulator → MPKKNEALSRRERQIMDALYRLGKASAAEVRDAIDEPPTYTAVRTHLGILQEKGHIRYESDGTRYIYEPVVPRDQMAKSAIDNVLQTFFGGSVERVVATLVDRDEAHVTDEQLARLAEIIERARQEGR, encoded by the coding sequence ATGCCCAAGAAGAACGAGGCGTTGAGCCGCCGGGAACGGCAGATTATGGATGCGCTTTACCGGCTCGGTAAAGCTTCGGCCGCCGAGGTTCGCGACGCAATCGACGAGCCGCCCACCTATACCGCGGTGCGTACCCACCTCGGCATCCTGCAGGAGAAGGGGCACATCCGATACGAGAGCGACGGCACGAGATACATCTACGAGCCGGTCGTCCCGCGAGATCAGATGGCGAAGAGCGCTATCGACAACGTTCTCCAGACGTTCTTCGGCGGATCGGTCGAGCGGGTGGTCGCCACCCTGGTCGACCGGGATGAGGCGCACGTTACCGACGAACAACTGGCGCGTTTGGCCGAGATCATCGAGCGCGCTCGACAGGAGGGGCGATGA
- a CDS encoding aldo/keto reductase translates to MSSTTERIDAAASGTFVIGGDMPVHRLGFGAMRITGPGIWREPQDPEEARRVLKRSVELGINFIDTADSYGPEVSERLIGEALYPYPAGLVVATKGGLVRPGPNDWQSVGRPAYLRQCVELSLRRLKLERIDLYQLHRIDPDVPAEDQFGVLRDMQKEGKIRHVGLSEVSVAEIESARKTVEIATVQNLYNLSNRKSEDVLDYCEANGIGFIPWFPVASGDLARPGGPLDEASKKHGATVAQLALAWLLKRSPVMLPIPGTSKVAHLEENTAAANVKLSDEEFSDWGARR, encoded by the coding sequence ATGAGCTCGACAACCGAACGAATCGACGCCGCGGCTTCCGGAACCTTTGTCATCGGCGGCGACATGCCAGTCCATCGCCTTGGTTTTGGAGCAATGCGAATTACCGGACCCGGAATCTGGCGCGAGCCACAAGACCCCGAAGAAGCCCGTCGCGTTTTGAAGCGTAGCGTCGAGCTCGGCATCAACTTCATCGATACCGCCGATTCGTACGGGCCGGAAGTTTCCGAGCGGCTTATCGGCGAGGCGCTCTACCCGTACCCTGCCGGTTTGGTCGTCGCCACAAAGGGCGGTCTCGTCCGCCCTGGGCCGAATGATTGGCAGTCGGTGGGCCGGCCGGCATACCTCCGCCAATGCGTGGAGTTGAGCCTGCGCCGGTTAAAGCTGGAGCGGATCGACTTGTACCAACTCCATCGAATCGACCCCGACGTGCCGGCGGAGGATCAATTCGGCGTTCTGCGCGACATGCAGAAGGAAGGGAAGATCCGGCACGTTGGACTCTCCGAGGTCTCGGTCGCCGAAATCGAGAGCGCGCGTAAGACGGTGGAGATCGCGACGGTTCAGAACCTCTACAACCTCTCAAATCGTAAATCGGAGGACGTTCTCGACTACTGCGAGGCCAACGGCATCGGCTTCATCCCCTGGTTCCCTGTTGCCTCCGGCGACCTTGCCCGCCCCGGTGGTCCGCTGGACGAGGCTTCAAAGAAGCACGGCGCCACCGTCGCCCAGCTCGCCCTCGCCTGGCTGCTGAAACGGTCCCCAGTAATGCTGCCGATCCCCGGCACCTCCAAAGTCGCCCACCTGGAAGAGAACACTGCTGCCGCGAATGTGAAGCTGTCGGACGAGGAGTTTTCAGACTGGGGGGCTAGGCGTTAG
- a CDS encoding M56 family metallopeptidase, translating to MNGEGWLDLSLACAGFVAVSTAFLLLAWGVTRLLSRHSAATRHLVWSVAFVAALVTPIAGLLLPSHPIPVVRIAAEAAPVETLNAVELTLPMSDRPAVTELPPVDPAKPRLPAVVGLWVFGAVLAGAEALVALIALCLLRRRAVAPAVDVTHLADRAGLERNWELRVAAGPYPPTAMTWGIRRPVVMLPEVALAWPQERLEAVVLHELAHVRRRDCASQLVAVATCALYWFNPVVWLCARAMRAEAEGAADDAVLRSGVTPSVYAEALLGIAAALGRRRQPFAAVGVPIMKRSKIERRIEAILDPRARRRGATLTETLVAATLGIATLFPLATLRPAVVQSPPPALLAPTAPVAVRPAKAVIAPQAISRPGKAKKLKHSSAKRHSHRPTANSVPVYVVSVPAYVVSAAPKPAPAAPRPSINLRAVTAPHAVSGLRWVPSVAPRTVDIALSTPSAIASVAPQVTSPSSAQATSNLSARLASSITFTTSPIQTHAAVTTSAPLATNLANSISLVRAQADARPATLSAQLELVQAARAKKGTESAQLAGSGLRIETALAAKAAAEQRLTVQQLQGLKVKLLNQKLAVEQLSLAKSQFDATALQRAAAEQRLTVEKLQSLRLHRMSGKLGKTELEIAKTRLTIARAQLKLAKQLAELHRKK from the coding sequence ATGAACGGAGAGGGTTGGCTCGACCTATCGCTCGCCTGTGCGGGATTCGTCGCGGTGTCGACCGCTTTTCTGCTCCTCGCGTGGGGAGTAACCCGCCTCCTTTCCCGCCATAGCGCCGCCACGAGGCACCTCGTTTGGAGCGTGGCATTCGTCGCCGCCTTGGTAACGCCGATCGCCGGACTCCTCCTACCCTCGCACCCGATCCCGGTCGTTCGGATCGCCGCCGAGGCCGCGCCGGTCGAAACGCTTAACGCGGTCGAGTTGACGCTCCCGATGTCCGATCGACCGGCAGTGACCGAGCTGCCGCCGGTCGACCCGGCAAAGCCTCGGCTTCCCGCTGTGGTCGGATTGTGGGTATTCGGGGCGGTTCTCGCCGGAGCGGAAGCGCTGGTTGCGCTGATCGCGCTCTGTTTGCTTCGACGCCGGGCGGTCGCGCCGGCGGTCGACGTCACCCATCTGGCCGATCGTGCCGGACTTGAAAGGAATTGGGAGCTGCGGGTCGCCGCCGGTCCCTACCCTCCGACCGCGATGACTTGGGGCATTCGCCGCCCGGTCGTCATGCTGCCGGAGGTGGCGCTTGCGTGGCCACAAGAGCGCCTGGAAGCCGTCGTGCTTCACGAACTCGCCCACGTGCGTCGGAGGGATTGCGCGAGCCAGCTCGTCGCGGTCGCTACTTGCGCCCTTTACTGGTTTAACCCGGTCGTTTGGCTCTGCGCGCGAGCCATGCGGGCGGAAGCCGAAGGTGCGGCCGACGATGCCGTGCTCCGCTCTGGCGTGACCCCCTCGGTCTACGCCGAAGCGTTGCTCGGAATCGCCGCCGCCCTCGGAAGAAGAAGGCAGCCGTTTGCGGCCGTCGGAGTTCCCATCATGAAGAGATCCAAGATCGAAAGAAGAATCGAGGCAATCCTCGACCCCCGAGCGCGCCGCCGCGGCGCGACCCTTACCGAAACCCTGGTAGCCGCCACTCTCGGTATTGCCACCTTGTTCCCACTGGCCACCCTTCGTCCGGCTGTCGTTCAATCGCCGCCCCCGGCCCTGCTAGCGCCTACCGCGCCGGTTGCGGTACGCCCCGCCAAAGCGGTCATCGCTCCGCAAGCCATCTCGCGGCCCGGCAAGGCGAAGAAGCTCAAGCATTCGTCGGCGAAGCGCCACTCCCATCGCCCAACTGCGAACTCCGTGCCCGTTTATGTTGTCTCTGTGCCCGCCTATGTTGTGTCCGCCGCTCCCAAGCCGGCGCCCGCCGCGCCCCGGCCCTCGATTAACCTGCGGGCGGTGACCGCTCCCCACGCGGTGAGCGGTCTACGGTGGGTTCCCTCGGTGGCTCCCAGGACGGTCGACATCGCCTTGTCCACTCCTTCTGCGATCGCATCCGTCGCTCCGCAAGTGACGAGCCCGTCATCGGCTCAAGCGACCTCCAACCTTTCAGCCAGGCTGGCTAGCAGCATCACGTTTACGACTTCACCTATCCAAACCCATGCTGCGGTGACCACGTCGGCTCCGCTCGCCACGAATCTTGCGAACTCAATATCGCTGGTGCGTGCCCAAGCCGATGCCCGGCCGGCGACGTTGTCGGCGCAACTGGAGCTGGTGCAGGCGGCCCGAGCGAAAAAAGGCACGGAATCTGCCCAACTAGCGGGCTCTGGTTTGCGGATCGAAACGGCACTCGCGGCAAAGGCTGCCGCCGAGCAGAGGCTGACGGTCCAGCAATTGCAAGGGTTGAAGGTTAAGCTTCTAAACCAAAAACTCGCGGTCGAGCAACTGTCGCTGGCTAAGTCGCAGTTCGACGCGACCGCATTGCAGCGAGCCGCGGCGGAGCAGCGGCTAACCGTAGAGAAGCTACAGTCTCTGCGTCTTCACCGGATGTCTGGCAAGCTTGGAAAAACCGAGCTCGAAATCGCCAAAACGCGCCTAACGATCGCCCGAGCCCAGCTCAAACTGGCTAAGCAGTTAGCGGAACTGCATCGGAAGAAGTAG